AACACAATAAAAAGACCGCGACAAACTGGTTAATTGAATCCGATCCACTTAACATATGCCCTGCCCTAAAATCGGACCCATTTTTACTATGCAACAGTCTCCAGATAAACAGTATCAGGCTCAACGAATAACACTTATTGGTGCAGCAATAGATGCTGTTCTGGGTGTTCTAAAAATTATCTTTGGCATACTTGCTCACTCCAGTGCGCTAGTTGCTGATGGTATTCATTCACTGTCAGACCTGTTAACTGATTTTCTCGTGGTTGCCATTATAAAATACTCTCACCAGGAACCCGATGAAGAGCACCCATGGGGGCACGCCCGCTTCGAAACGATTGGTACTGTTATTCTCGGCTGTATATTAGTGGCCGTTGCCGGTGCCATGGCCTTTGAGAGCATCTCTACACTCATTAAAAGTGAAGTCATACCTCTTCCCGAGTGGCCCGCACTGGTCATCGCCGCAATATCTGTAGGCGCTAAGGAAGTGATCTTCCGTTACACATTGGCCGTTGGTAAGCGTATTAAATCTGATCTTATTATCGCTAATGCCTGGCATAGCCGAACCGATGCATTCTCATCCATCATCGTATTTGTCGGGGTAGCTGGCGCAATGAGCGGTCTAATCTGGCTCGATGCTCTGGCTGCCGTCATCGTGGCTTTCATTGTTGCCAAGATAGGCTGGGAACTGACCTGGAAAAGCATCCAGGAATTGGTCGACACCGCCCTTCCAGAAGCAAAAATAACCGCCTATACCGATGTTATTATGAAAGTTGAGGGAATCCTCAGCGTCCATAGTTTCAAAAGCCGTACCATGGGCAGCCAGAGCCTGCTAGAGATGCATTTGCAAGTAGCCCCTCACCTTAGCGCCTCCGAGGGTCACTTTATAGGTGATAAAGCTGTCATTATGCTGATGAGCGAGTTTGAAGATATCGGCCACATTATCTTCCACATTGATACATACGATGATGAAGCCGAATTCAACGGGTCTCACATCCTCCCGGTGCGCACCGAAATCAGTCACCTGC
The genomic region above belongs to Amphritea japonica ATCC BAA-1530 and contains:
- a CDS encoding cation diffusion facilitator family transporter, with protein sequence MQQSPDKQYQAQRITLIGAAIDAVLGVLKIIFGILAHSSALVADGIHSLSDLLTDFLVVAIIKYSHQEPDEEHPWGHARFETIGTVILGCILVAVAGAMAFESISTLIKSEVIPLPEWPALVIAAISVGAKEVIFRYTLAVGKRIKSDLIIANAWHSRTDAFSSIIVFVGVAGAMSGLIWLDALAAVIVAFIVAKIGWELTWKSIQELVDTALPEAKITAYTDVIMKVEGILSVHSFKSRTMGSQSLLEMHLQVAPHLSASEGHFIGDKAVIMLMSEFEDIGHIIFHIDTYDDEAEFNGSHILPVRTEISHLLWEHLDEIGQPDLGISRLVLFYRNDSVEIELMLLDNPVNKSIDLDDLESRLNQLFQQHEWFRSIHLWQGTQPAKL